The genomic DNA ATCCCAAGTCTCATCATCCTGATCCAGCTCCGTATACCAGCGTTCCCAATTCATCCTTTGCCCCATCCTTTCCACAAGAAATGATCTTCAACTCTATGGATCCTTTTATTTGAGCATTTTGCAACAATCCCAAAAGCGATTTCAAATCAGCCATATATAGATTGAAACGGTTTAGTTCGTATATCTATTGTACTTTCGAGCGTTGGGAATCGAATGTTGCAACATGCTGATATTACAATTTAACATTCTTAAGAATGAAATTAAAGCGGTCCCTTTTCCACAAATTCCCCAAGATTCGGCGTTTTTCTAAATAGAACTACTTTTTTCAACAACATTCGCTATCTTATTGACTCTAAAAGCGAAAGAAAGCTCCTAAAATAAGCCCGTACATTTATTTTTAAAATTTTAGAACCTTGCATTAAACAGTACATGATGTTAAATTATACCTGACTACTGATTTATGATTAGTACCTGAATTCATTTATGCTCAAGCACACATTTCTCCCCCCATACTCCAAACGACACCTATGAAGCAATGATAACATCCAGGAAGGGAGCACCGCTCATGAATGTGAACATCCAATTCAAAAAAGGGGTGCTGGAACTGTGCGTTCTTGTTTTAATTGGGCGTAGGGACCGTTACGGCTACGAACTGGCTCAGGCCGTCTCCCGTCATATCGAAGTAGCCGAAGGAGCTTTATATCCGCTGCTTCGCCGTCTGGTATCAGAGGGATACTGTACAACTTATTTACAGGAATCGACCGAGGGACCCCCACGTAAATATTATCGGCTGACCGATGCAGGCAGCAATTACACGAGCATACTTACACGGGAATGGAATGAATTTGTCCATCATGTCGCAAGCCTACTGGAGGAAGGAAATTCCGATGAATAGAAAACAGTTTCTCACAGAGGTAGAGCAACGTCTCTCCCCTCTCCCCGCAGAGGAACGTAATGAGCTGCTTGGTGACTTAAGCCAGCATTTTGACTATGGGTTGGTGAATGGAAAAAGTGAGGCCGAAATTGCCATCGAACTGGGCAACCCCGAGGATATCGCTCGCGAAGCGCTGGATGATCCCAATGCAACCTGGAATACTTCCCCTCCTCCGCTTCGCCAGGGAAACTTCGCACGCAATCTATTTACTTTCTTAGGTCTGCTGTTTCTCAATTTATTAATCTCCATTCCTGTCTTAGCCTCTTTGTGGGCAGTATGGGTTTCGTTAGCCGCAACAGCGGTCAGCTTGATAGTGGCCCCCCTTCTCGCTGTCGCAGATTATGCGCTGAACGGCAACTTTTATCCCGCTAAATTCTTTTTTGCCATCACGTTGACCGGGATTGGCCTATTGCTGCTGCCTGGAGTACGCTACCTTCTGAACCTTCTGGTCAGAGGTACGGTTCGATACTGGAAATGGAATCAGACTACCCTGAGGGGAGCTAACGAGTAACATGAGTAAAAACTGGTTTGTTGCAGCGGGTCTATGTATCATCATCGGTGTGGCCGGGATGGTAGCCTACGGTGCTCCATGGAACCAACAAGCGATGCGGGAAATAACAGCTATTGATAAAAAGTGGACATTCACACGTGGACAGCTACAGGATCTTAAAGTGAATAGCTCCGATGATGTCTCTATTGTCTTTGCTCCCGGTTACGGCGAGCAGGGCACGATACGCATGAGTGGAGAAGTTCAGACGCAAGTAGCCGACCAGATTCATAATGCCCGTATTGAGAACGGTAAGCTTTCTATCCAATCTGAGCCAGCCCTTTCCTTGTCATTCTTCTCTATCTCTCCTGATTTGGAACAAACGATCACGGTAGAAATGCCCGCTGGTGAGATCCTAAAAGGGCTACAGGCAGATGTACATTCGGGGAGCGTAAAACTCCAGGATGCCTCCATTCAAAACACAACCATCACAGCCACTTCAGGCAATGCCGAGATTTCAAATCTCCAAAGCACCCGCTTGGTCGCCAAGTTAACATCCGGCAGTTTTATGGCTAGTCAGGTTACAGCAGATATGGAATTGCACCTCACTTCAGGGGATGCCACAATTCGGGATTATAGCGGCAATGGTCAAGTTTCCCTGACCTCCGGTATTACGAATATCACACAACGTACCGCAGCCAACCTGAAAGTTGATTCACACTCCGGTGATGTGAGGATTAAGCAGGCTCCTGATTTTAAAGGTATTTATAATGTTCGCTCCCAATTCGGAAGTATAGATACTCCCGAATCCGTTCCCGGTAGTATGAACGTTATGAAGGTCGAAACGACTTCGGGCAATATTGCTATTTCCAAATAAGCCAACATGACCATAACAAGAAGTTTCCCACTTCAGATCGCAGCCAAGCAACTTACGTGACCTGACTGGAGTTGAAGTTTGGTTCGGGGAAATGAAATCAGTATAATATAACCATGTGCTTAAATGCACAACTATGAATACCATAAGGAGGAGAATGGATGGAACTTAAAAATAAAACAGCCATTATTACAGGCGCTACCAAAGGCATTGGTAAAGCCATTGCCGAGGCCCTGGCCAAGGAAGGCGTCAACCTGGGATTAATCTCACGCACACTAC from Paenibacillus sp. FSL R10-2782 includes the following:
- a CDS encoding PadR family transcriptional regulator — its product is MNVNIQFKKGVLELCVLVLIGRRDRYGYELAQAVSRHIEVAEGALYPLLRRLVSEGYCTTYLQESTEGPPRKYYRLTDAGSNYTSILTREWNEFVHHVASLLEEGNSDE
- a CDS encoding DUF1700 domain-containing protein, encoding MNRKQFLTEVEQRLSPLPAEERNELLGDLSQHFDYGLVNGKSEAEIAIELGNPEDIAREALDDPNATWNTSPPPLRQGNFARNLFTFLGLLFLNLLISIPVLASLWAVWVSLAATAVSLIVAPLLAVADYALNGNFYPAKFFFAITLTGIGLLLLPGVRYLLNLLVRGTVRYWKWNQTTLRGANE
- a CDS encoding DUF4097 family beta strand repeat-containing protein, which encodes MSKNWFVAAGLCIIIGVAGMVAYGAPWNQQAMREITAIDKKWTFTRGQLQDLKVNSSDDVSIVFAPGYGEQGTIRMSGEVQTQVADQIHNARIENGKLSIQSEPALSLSFFSISPDLEQTITVEMPAGEILKGLQADVHSGSVKLQDASIQNTTITATSGNAEISNLQSTRLVAKLTSGSFMASQVTADMELHLTSGDATIRDYSGNGQVSLTSGITNITQRTAANLKVDSHSGDVRIKQAPDFKGIYNVRSQFGSIDTPESVPGSMNVMKVETTSGNIAISK